In Leptospira fletcheri, the genomic window CAGCAAAGGCAGTTCTTTCTCCGGGAACAACTCAAGGCTATCCAGTCCGAATTGGGTTTAAAAGAGGACAAGTACGAGAAGAAATACGAAAAATTTCTGGAGAGACTCAAATCCATTCCTGCGGACCCGGAAGTCATCGAGGAAGTGGAGCGGGAAATGGATAAATTCCTGTACACGGATCAGAATACCGCCGATTACAATGTGATACGGAATTATCTCGACATTCTGGAAAGTCTGCCTTGGGAACCCGCTCCATCTCGGGATATGGATTTGGATAAGGCTAAAAAAACTTTGGATAGGGATCACTACAAACTGGACGACGTAAAGGAAAGGATCCTGGAATTTCTCGCGGTAAAAAAACTCAAACCCGCGGAAAAAGGCTCCATTCTTCTTTTAGTCGGACCTCCCGGTGTGGGAAAGACTTCCATCGCAAAATCGATCGCCGAATCCATGGGTCGAAAATTCTTCCGTTTTTCCGTGGGGGGAATGAGGGACGAGGCCGAAATCAAAGGGCATCGTAGGACTTATATCGGTTCCATGCCGGGAAAAATCATCACCGCTCTCAGGATCACTAAGGAAAAGGACTCGGTCCTATTATTGGACGAGATCGATAAACTCGGCATCGGAATGCAGGGGGATCCTGCGGCCGCACTTTTGGAAGTCTTGGATCCGGAGCAGAACAAATCCTTCCGCGACCATTACCTGGATCTTCCTTTCGATCTTTCTTCCATCTTCTTTATCGCCACCGCGAATACGTTAGACGGCATTAGTCGTATCCTTTTGGATCGGATGGAGGTCATTCATCTCTCAGGATACATTACAGACGAAAAGGTGCAGATCTTTTCCAAACACCTTTGGAAGAAGATATTGGAAAAGAACGGATTGGACCAGTACGGACTCCAGATGGACAAAAACGCGATCGTAACGATGATCGATCACTATTCCCGGGAATCAGGCGTCCGGGGCTTGGAAAAACAGACCGACAAGCTTGCCAGAAAGATCGCTTTGCAGATCGTAAAAGGGGAAAAATATCCTAAGGCAATCCGCGCGTCCGATCTCGAAGGGTTTTTAGGAGTCCCGAAATACACGGATGATCGCATGACTAAGCCTACGGTTCCGGGAACGGCTCTCGGATTGGCTTGGACCTCGGTAGGAGGAGCCACTTTATTGATAGAGGCGGTCTTTATCAAAGGCAAAGGTGGAATCCTTTTGACCGGAATGATCGGAAAATCCATGGAGGAATCCTCCAATATCGCGTTGAGCTATATTAAGAATTTCTTAGGTTCCGAGGAGCTTTTTGCGGACAAGACGATTCATTTGCACGTTCCCGACGGGGCAACTCCTAAGGACGGCCCTAGCGCGGGAATCACGATGGCTACGGCTATCCTTTCTCTCGCTTTGGGAAAAAGGATCAAGCTCGGATACGGAATGACTGGAGAACTTACCTTAACGGGGGAAGTCTTGGCGATAGGCGGATTGAGGGAGAAAGTGGTCGCTGCCAAAAGGGTGGGAATCCATAAGATCATTTTCCCGAACGATAACAAACCGCAACTGGATGAGATTCCGGACTACGTAAAAAAAGGAATGGAATTCTTTCCCGTGAGCCGATTCCAAGATGTGGTCCGATTGCTATTCGACGAAAAATCCGCAGCCCTGAACCGTGAGCCCAAGGGTTCTCCGGCGGCAAAAAAAGGGCTCAAAAAGCGAGTCCAGGCCAAGAAAGCTCGGCGAAAATAGGACCGTCTCAAAAGAATTGCTTTTTCCGACATGTCTCCGAACCTGTTCGGAGGAGATCACATGGGCGTACCCTTTATAGACATCAAACGTTTCGAGTCCGGCCTTTTGGAATCATGGGAGGAAAAAGTCAAGGTTCTGAGCAAAAACGCTTCGTTTATCGGAGGCGAAGAAGTGACGAACCTGGAAGTGAATCTTGCGGCAAAAGCGGAAACCCAGTATTCCGTCGCCTGTGCCAACGGTACCGACGCGCTGCAACTCGCATTGAGGGCTTTGGGAGTCGGAAAAGGGGATACCGTATTGCTTCCCGATTCCACGTTTTGGGCGACCTTCGAAGCGGTAGTGAACGTAGGAGCAACTCCGGCAACTGTGGATACGAATCCGGAAGATCTTCAAATGGACTTCGAGGATTTTAAAAAAGCTCTGGAAAAGGTCAAACCCAAGGCGGCGATCATCGTCCACCTTTACGGTTGGGGCAGTTCTCGACTCGAGGATTTCCGGAATCTATGTAAATCCAAAGGCATTCCTTTGCTGGAAGACGGAGCGCAATGTTTCGGAGTAAAATACAAAGGCGAGTCCATTTATAAGAACGCTTTCCTCAGTACTACTTCCTTTTATCCCGCAAAAGTGCTCGGCGGCGCCGGAGACGGCGGTGCGGTTTTTACGAACGAAGAGGCTCTTGCGTCCAAGGTGAGGATGCTCTCTAATCACGGTAGAACTTCTCACTACGGATATGGGGACGTAGGTTGGAATTCCCGTTTGGATACATTACAAGCGGCCTTTCTGAATTTGAACCTCCCGTTTTTGGATGAGCGCATTTCTTCCAGAAGAAAGGCCTGCCAAAAATATTACGAAGCACTTCCGAGTCTGGGAGTGAACGTGATCCATCCGCCCAAGGATTTTTTCGAGAACGGTTATTGTAACGTTACGCTGTTCGATCCGTCCGAACGCCCGAAAATCCAGGAAATTCTGAAGCAAAAAGGGATCGGTTTCGGAAATATCTATCCGGGAGCGATGAGCGACCAGGAAGGGGCCAAGCCGTACATCCAAGGACGGTACGGAGAAGAGCACAGGACCGGAAGAATTTGTTCCTCCGTTCTGAATCTTCCTCTCTTTCCTTACATGAAGGATTCCGAACTGGAAGAGGTATTTGCCGCCGTTCGGGAATACAAAAAATAGGCCCCGAGGCCTATGGCCCCTGGAACCCGAGACAGTAGGAACTTTTTTTTCCAGGGGTCTTGAAATTTCGTTTCAACTTTTTCTCCGCCATCTGTTATTCTTTAGGCGGGGAAACAGGGAATGGGATTATGTTCGGCGAACATACCAAAATGCACTTCAGGTTTCGGATTCCACTCGTAGGGAGAGTCCTTCTTTTCTCTCTTCTTCTTCAGAGTTGTAACCAAGCGAAACCGATCAACGTCGATATGAGCCACGGAAGCGGCTTTTTACTTTCCATCGTTCTGGGCAATCTTTCGGGATCCGGCGGCTCGACCGGTGGAGCTTCCTGTACTGCCGCCAATCTTGCTCTCGGGGAAACTTCCACAGTTGTTTTGGGGCAAACGAATTTCACCAGCAGCGGTTTCGGTTCCGGTTTGAACCAACTCCACAATCCGCAAGGTATGACTCATGATTCGGCCGGGGGACTTTGGGTTTCGGATACCCAAAACAATCGGATGCTCCATTTCCCCGCCGGTGCGACCACAAACGGTACGGCGGATCTTTCCATCGGCGGAGCCTTCGGAACGGCACTCAACCAATTCAATAATCCTCAGGCGATTGCGATGGATTTCGCAGGAGGATTTTGGGTCGCGGATTATCTGAATCATAGGGTTTTACATTTTCCGAGCGGAGTCGTTTCCAACGGGAATGCGGACATCGTGATCGGAACCACGGGAACTTCCGGACTCTCTACGACTTTATTGAATAGTCCTAGGGGAGTGACAGTAGATTCTTCCGGCGGAATTTGGGTAGTGGATACCGGAAACAATCGGTTGCTTCATTTCTCGGCGCCTCTTACTTCCGGAAAGCCGGCGGATATCGTTTTGGGCCAAAGTTCGTTTACGGTCGGAAGCACTACTACGGCGGCAGCGGCTACTCTTGCGAATCCGAACTCGGTTACGGCGGATTCTAACGGCGGAATTTGGGTCTCGGATGCAGGGTATCACCGAGTGTTGCATTATTCTTCTCCGTTTTCCAATGGAAAAAGTGCGGATTTGGTTTTAGGACAATTCAACTTCGGAACCAGCAGTCCAGCCGCTTCCCAAACGGGTCTGTGGACTCCTACCGGTTTGTCTATGGATGCTGCCGGGGGACTTTGGGTGGCCGATTATGGCAACAGAAGAGCCGTACATTACTCTCCTTTATTTTTCAACGGACAATCCGCCGATCATGTGTTAGGCGAACCGGATTACGTTACGAATAATCCGAATTTGACGGTTTCCGCGCAACAATTGCTCGGGCCGAATGCGCTTACGGTTTCTCCTTGCGGACAGCTATGGGTGGCAGACTATTCAGCCAGTAGGGTGCTGTACTATCCTTAAAAGATTGGGGTCGGCGCCTTCTTCACGGACATACCCTGAGGATTTCAGAGTGCCGGTTTTTTTCCGTTTTCCCCTGCTTTGAAAATAAGAAAAATCGAAGAAATTTTCGAAATTGGATGGCAACTTCTCCAGCAAAAGGCGAGATTTTTTTCATTTGCTTGTTTGTAGATTTATTTAGAATTAGTCTAAAATAAGAATAAATCTAAAAGGTGATTTTATGAAGCCGAATATCGGAATCCCGGACAAAGACAGAGATGCGATCAACCAAGGCCTCCAGAGCCTGCTTGCGGATACGTACTTTCTCTATCTAAAAACACATAACTATCACTGGAACGTGACAGGGCCCCTGTTTAACACTCTCCATCTCATGTTCATGACCCAGTACACGGAACTTTGGAATGCGCTAGATCTGGTTGCAGAAAGGATCCGTTCCTTAGGATATCCCGCTCCGGGAACGTACAAGGCCTTTGCCAAGCTGACCTCTCTAAAAGAAGAAGACGGAGTCCCGAAGGCGGAAGATATGCTCAAGAACTTAGTCGAGGGACATGAAGCCGTAATCCGTACTGCCAGAGGAATCCTTCCTGCCGCCGAGTCCGGAGGGGACGAGGTTACGACGGACTTGTTGACCCAAAGGTTAGAAATTCACGAAAAGACCGCTTGGATGCTCCGCAGTATGTTGGAGTAGAAAAGAAAAGTCCGGCAGAAGTTGCCTTCCGGAGGAGACCGAACGGAGAATAACGTTCGAGCGAAACACTCCTCCCGGATGCCCGCACCCCGCGGGACGTCCTACCGGACGGTCATCGACCTTAGAGAGTGAGGATATATTCCACTAGATCGTCCACATCCGCGGAACTGTTCGTACACCAGGGGTGAGGACTCGCCGGTAATCCGATCGGGGCCGTCGTGCCTAGTTCCTCCGGACCGTATTCCCGTCTCATTTTCTGATAGTCCCAATAATACCAGTCGTTGTCACCGGGAATCGAAACGAAGTACTTATGTCTTTCGATGAATCGGTTTCTTTTTACGCCTTGGTCCGTATCGGAAGGAGATTTAGGGATTCGGAATACGTCTCCTTTTCTGTTATGCGAAGGGTACGGAATTGGAAAATCGGGGCCGCCTAACGGTGGGATTGAGGCAGTGTGAACCGTATAATAGGAATTG contains:
- a CDS encoding Dps family protein, translated to MKPNIGIPDKDRDAINQGLQSLLADTYFLYLKTHNYHWNVTGPLFNTLHLMFMTQYTELWNALDLVAERIRSLGYPAPGTYKAFAKLTSLKEEDGVPKAEDMLKNLVEGHEAVIRTARGILPAAESGGDEVTTDLLTQRLEIHEKTAWMLRSMLE
- a CDS encoding DegT/DnrJ/EryC1/StrS family aminotransferase, producing the protein MGVPFIDIKRFESGLLESWEEKVKVLSKNASFIGGEEVTNLEVNLAAKAETQYSVACANGTDALQLALRALGVGKGDTVLLPDSTFWATFEAVVNVGATPATVDTNPEDLQMDFEDFKKALEKVKPKAAIIVHLYGWGSSRLEDFRNLCKSKGIPLLEDGAQCFGVKYKGESIYKNAFLSTTSFYPAKVLGGAGDGGAVFTNEEALASKVRMLSNHGRTSHYGYGDVGWNSRLDTLQAAFLNLNLPFLDERISSRRKACQKYYEALPSLGVNVIHPPKDFFENGYCNVTLFDPSERPKIQEILKQKGIGFGNIYPGAMSDQEGAKPYIQGRYGEEHRTGRICSSVLNLPLFPYMKDSELEEVFAAVREYKK
- the lon gene encoding endopeptidase La, whose protein sequence is MEYNGDLNEIESHIVPVDAILPPELFLIPIKSRPVFPGIITPLIVPGGKFAKAVENSLNGNSFIGLVLLIDEEHEKNTEENIYSFGVVAKILKKVNLPDGAVNILINTVRRFKVESFVAVDPLLVAGVTYPEEESGAPKNTIKAMMRTLLVMTRELAQNNPLFTEEMKLTMLNVNEPGKMADFVCSILNIEKAEYQSVIESINLKDRIEKVLLFLKKEIELVSLQREIQENIQEKIDKQQRQFFLREQLKAIQSELGLKEDKYEKKYEKFLERLKSIPADPEVIEEVEREMDKFLYTDQNTADYNVIRNYLDILESLPWEPAPSRDMDLDKAKKTLDRDHYKLDDVKERILEFLAVKKLKPAEKGSILLLVGPPGVGKTSIAKSIAESMGRKFFRFSVGGMRDEAEIKGHRRTYIGSMPGKIITALRITKEKDSVLLLDEIDKLGIGMQGDPAAALLEVLDPEQNKSFRDHYLDLPFDLSSIFFIATANTLDGISRILLDRMEVIHLSGYITDEKVQIFSKHLWKKILEKNGLDQYGLQMDKNAIVTMIDHYSRESGVRGLEKQTDKLARKIALQIVKGEKYPKAIRASDLEGFLGVPKYTDDRMTKPTVPGTALGLAWTSVGGATLLIEAVFIKGKGGILLTGMIGKSMEESSNIALSYIKNFLGSEELFADKTIHLHVPDGATPKDGPSAGITMATAILSLALGKRIKLGYGMTGELTLTGEVLAIGGLREKVVAAKRVGIHKIIFPNDNKPQLDEIPDYVKKGMEFFPVSRFQDVVRLLFDEKSAALNREPKGSPAAKKGLKKRVQAKKARRK
- a CDS encoding NHL repeat-containing protein, which encodes MFGEHTKMHFRFRIPLVGRVLLFSLLLQSCNQAKPINVDMSHGSGFLLSIVLGNLSGSGGSTGGASCTAANLALGETSTVVLGQTNFTSSGFGSGLNQLHNPQGMTHDSAGGLWVSDTQNNRMLHFPAGATTNGTADLSIGGAFGTALNQFNNPQAIAMDFAGGFWVADYLNHRVLHFPSGVVSNGNADIVIGTTGTSGLSTTLLNSPRGVTVDSSGGIWVVDTGNNRLLHFSAPLTSGKPADIVLGQSSFTVGSTTTAAAATLANPNSVTADSNGGIWVSDAGYHRVLHYSSPFSNGKSADLVLGQFNFGTSSPAASQTGLWTPTGLSMDAAGGLWVADYGNRRAVHYSPLFFNGQSADHVLGEPDYVTNNPNLTVSAQQLLGPNALTVSPCGQLWVADYSASRVLYYP